actaaatatttatttataagattttaaataaaaaaaaatacagcaaaactgttcaaaacaagtttcaaataataaaaaaaatacatatactgttCGATATGATAGTGGTTGTCAAATGTTAGTGGATcatattattatagtaaatgCAACTAcgaaaattcactaaaaaaatcagtaaaatccCATTGATGAAGTCATCATAAATGCCTTAGAAATAGTTACTAAGAAAAACTCTAGCATTACATATTTACAGATTAATCTTTAAGGACCTTTCATTACACTCTTCATTCCATCTACCTGATAAGTATCATAGTATAAAACACATGTGTTTCAGTCCCTCTTTTCCCAAACAGTGGAGAGGAACACTGTTCCGCTGGACCATGTGTCTGCTGACATGTTCCTCATGAACCTTATTTCTCCTCATCTAGATCTCCAGTTGCTGGAAACCAGGAAGAAATTCAACCCCTGCTGTTTACTGAGTCCACCTCCGCCCCCTCTCTTCCCTCCACCCCCTTCACTGTGGCGGCAGAGCCCTCTGGTGAGTCCTGATCAAGCACCTGGATTTCATGTGTAGGTTCCAGGTACTACAGGGTTCAGGGTGTCAATAAATACATTATGTCTGTCTAAATGACCACAATAGTTGatgttgataaaaaatataatagatgTAAATAAAACCACAGAACCACTGAAACAAAGATTATAACACTTTAtggactattttttattttacattttcccatTTCCATCGTTTCCAGATGTAATTTTCTATGACTTCTCTTATAGACTGAGACTGATGTTCCACCAAATGTCCCATGCGATCCCACACCTCACACATGCTCCCCAGGGCCTCCGGGACCAGCAGGACCTCCAGGCCCTCAGGTATGTGCTTCCAATTTTCATGTTGAGGACAAAACATAGTTGGATGTCCAACTATCAAACAGGTGACTTTAAGGcgtatttacatacatttttggtacaagattttaaaatgaggcCATGCATCTGTAAACAGCTTTTTCCACATTGAGTGAAATGTCATGCCGCAATGATCTATAGTTGTTCTGTTTGGAGGCTTGGTTGATTTTGTAAACTGTTTATATGGCAAAGACTATGTACCAGGACATTTGACATGCTAGCTAGACACAAAGAAGGGCCAATGAGAAACATACTTGTATTCATGTTgctttcatatggttttgaaaaactttaatGCCATTTTAATACAAGAACAGTATTTCCAGTATTTTCAgttgaatgctttaaaatgtcatgtggtgtaactatcaagtaaaataattttccttACTACACCTTTTATTACTTGTGGGTGTATCatgatcattattttaaaaaagtaaaaaaaaatcatgaattatttattaaaatgtatgtattttcagtgagaattattaattcataaattatgcTTTAGTGCACCACAAGACTTGTAGAAGACATTTACAACCAAAACATGCCATTTTATAAAAAGGTCAAATTGCTTATAATTTGTTGTTGCATGTTTCTAAATGATGGACACACCACATGACCTTGATTtggtaatgtgaaaaaaaatattattttaatttacatttttttaatgtttcaataattcaaatgtttttatttctgaacatatgaATTGACCCGGACGAAAAAATAGTGCCATATCACTGACCCATTAGCCATATTTACATGTACAGACCCTGACAAAACCAAAAGTTAAAAACTGTCTaacatttttataagtaaaaGCAAGTCACATGCGTAGTTGGTGCTTCAAGGAAGAAGAGTATTGGGTTGTCACAATGGTCAGTTACAGCTCTGTAATTAGCCTTCATAACTCTCAGCATGTGAGACCCGTGTGAGTTCCCCAGACGTCTTTCTGTAGTGACACGGATGTGACCAGTTTGGCCCCCCACGACACAGCAGGAGCAGGCTATTAACGCGCCACATTTAGAGCAGATGGAAATAGACCTTTTTCCATCGCCAGCCTCTGCTCCATCGTACCATTCTTAGAAACAACCCCAAGAGAGAGTTCTCCCATGCTGCAAGTTCAGTCCAATCTTCAGTTTGATCTCTGTCATAGGTTATCAgttgtgtactgtatattattgagATTgtcagccaaaaacattataaatgcatccTTTTGTAACACTTAAGTTTGCAACAGCAATGATAATTTTAAAGGTgcagtgcatatttttttttcattaaaatattttccaacTATAAGGAAGCCATTCATAGGCTGATTTCCACAAGAAGTTCCAATGCTGTGACCCtttgaccattgttttgtttgagttttgGGTGGGGCTGTCACTTTTATGTCAACCAATAGAAGGCATgaggagtgtttgggaaacctgtttggaaacagtcatCATTTTGGCATTGAAATGACTTACAAAAATTATAAGTTGTAGTCAACACTCttggtcaaaaaataaataaataaataaatatttctgctaTAGATTTAGCAAAAGGTTTTGGATATGCTCTAAACAGGTATGTTTGTTTTATGATCAGGGACCTGCTGGCCTGCCGGGACCAAAGGGACCAAAAGGAGATAAGGTATAAAACAtacttatgtaaatataatacaaacaacAGCATGAAAAGCAACtgaaagagtgaaagagaaatGAGACTGATTAAGTGGTCCAGTGAGTTAAGGAAGCAAATAAGTTTCTTGTTATgactgcactttattttacagtcctaaTCAGCATGTGCATACtgtgtacttattatagtaattataataactgtgtaataactaggtactaacacTGAACCAGGCTCAGAatatacaaaagaagatattttgaagaaagttttaactgtttttgttaaAAGACTGTTGAAActttcttaaaaatgtcttcttttgaaATTATGACTCAAGAAATTATAACTTTGTATACTGTAACACATAGATGAACTGATTTGTTCCGTCCTCCCCTCCTGTATGTTGCTAGGGTGAAATTGGAAGACCTGGACAAAAGGTGAGACTCACTGTCCTCTGTTTACCAATAAgtggatttactttgaaaaaagagaagaagaaggaaTGAGAGATGCACACACTTTTACAGCTGCTGCATAACATGAGCTGAAGGAAATTCAAAGCAAGCGCGACCTTGACACAGATACACATGTCATATGATTCCACATGATCTTCTGTATGTTATAAGCAGCAGAGAGCTAAACATCAGGGGACACTTGTGGTCACCATCATTAGGTTCAATCCACAATGGAATATCCCCATGGCTCCTGTCCCACAATCACATTGTGGGCTTGTGTGGTTTCCTGGAAGGCATTTGGGACCAGAGTCAGTAATACCTACAGCGGGGCTGTGGGTAAACCGAGAAGCCACTAAACTGCTGCACAGGATTTTGGGTGTGCAGGTGCATTGTTTTACTCCAAACAGGCACTGAGAGTGGAGTGCTGCTGGTGTAGGAAGCTTTGCAGCATTGCATAGTAATTTAGCTTAGTGCTGGGGCAGCACAATAAATCATTTGCTCTCCCACAATGCCCGGCTCCTGCCCTTAgcacataatttaattaaagccAGGAGACTGATGGGGCTTGGTTTagtttgttctctctctctctttctctccatctcttctGATGGCTGTTTTGTCCCTCAGAGCACTCAGAAGACATGTTGTCCTCACCTTGTCCTTACTGCCCTGCAATTGAGCAGCCAGTCTTCTTTAGGTGTTACACGCATTAGATGCGTTGGAAAAGGGACAGTGGCCATGAAACCTAGCTGATACTCAGTGAAatcataaatatttgatttttgtaaAGAACATTTGCGTTCTTTACATTTGGTCACATGCCTGTCTCAATTACATTTCTGATGTACTGTATTAATGTTGTTATCGTTAACTAATTTTCTGTAATTCAAagcttaaatgaaataaaatataaagaatttaaattCGAGTGGTTTCACTCTGATTTGTAAAATAGGTTCTTCTAGggcaggggtaggcaagttcTGTACTAGAGAGTCGctgtcctgctgagtttagctccaaccctaatcaaacacacctgaacaagctaatcagtgtcttcaggattactaaggctataGGTAGGTGacgttttttttcagggttggagctgaactctgcaggactttGGCTCTCAAGGACTGAACTTCCCTGGTCTAAGGCATCACTCATCTTCAAACATCTACCTTTTGGTTGTGGTGTTCCACAGGGATCAATTCTTGGACCTGTGCTTTTTTCCTTGTTTATGCTCCCCCAGATTCTGTTTTTGATAAATATGGCATGTCTTTTTATCTATATGCCGACAACACACAAATCTATCTTACCTTATAGCTTAACAATAAACACTCTTATAGAAATTAAACTatgttttaaagctattttttccaaatctaaatgaaaataaatccaaaattattactttttttatcttGATATTTTTATCCTATAAAATATGCAGTGTGCCAGAAATTTGGCCATCCTATTTGAATGCAGTTTAAAGTTCACTGCTGTTGTCAAGTCATGTTTTTATCAACTTCACCTTCTTACTAAAGTTAAGATCTTTTCATCCATGAGCAATTGAAACCGCAATCCATGCCTTTGAAACATCTTTGCTTGACTACTGTAATACTGTATTATGGCATTACTCAAGCTTCCATTTCCTGTCTGCAGGTGGACTGCTCAAAGggcaaatataaacacattacatattttaatgtctttacttGCTCCCTGTCAAGTATAAATTAACTCTTATTTGTCTACAAAGCTCTCAAAACCTGGCACATCAATACTTGCTCCTGTATACTTCTTCTAGAACCTTTAGATCATGTGACCTTGGCCTACTCACTGTCCCCAGAGTAAAACTTAAAAATCAAGGTGATTGCACTTCTGCTGTATTCACATTAGACCGGTTCCATCTATCACTGCATTTAAGATCTTTCTTAAGACATATTTTTCTCCCTATTATTTTGGGTATCTCTTGTAGATTGTTGATTGTCtattacttattttgtttttatttctatatattggtccctttatattcattattgttacattttgattttttttgttcattgcaCAGTGCTTTAGTCTACTTTGGTTGTGTTGCTctataaataaacacttattgACTGATGAAAAACTTATActtaaaaaagtttaagaaatgttgcctttgtaataaatggaaaaaaaaagtggtaatactagaattacaaaaaaaaaaaaaaaaaaaaaaatcaatacagtatTCCATCTGTGCTAAAAACTCATAGTATATCAAGTTCTGTTATATCGGGACTATTTTATCAGTTAATACTTAATGaatttgtgtaattaaattacgttttaattaaaattgtccTAAAATTGCTCTGAGCCACTGCATTAGACAGCCAAAACCTGTGCACTAAAGATATATCAGCCAAAATAATGTCAGCAGTCTGAGCAAGCAAAAAGATTGAACATTTGGACGTTTTTTTAAGCCATAGAAGATTGGACATTTATTAAGCCAAGAACACTTTATCAAGACATTCATTTCAGTGAAATCTGCCAATATGTAAGGATATATGGAGCTGATTTAAAGCTTAcagtacttttaaatgtatatttctctCTGTGTGTAAAATGATGCTGTTTGTGTTACAGGGACACATTGGCCCTCCTGGTCTCCCAGGACGACAGGGACCAAGTGGATGGCAAGGACCAACTGGGCCTAAAGTGAGTAATTAATTCCATCCTCACATTACAAAAAGCTCACcaagaatgcatttttaataaaaaagaaagtcaaaacattaatgttgtaaaatattattacagtttaaaatagtcttctattttaatatgttttcaaatgtaatttagtaCTCTgattgaaaagctgaattttcagcagccattactccagtcatcagtgtgatccttcagaagtcattttaatatgctgaattgTGCTCAAGAAATTGTgctcatttctgattattatcagtgttgaaaacagttgagctgcttaatatttttttggaaaccgtgaCAATGTTATTCCTGTGACCCCTGTGTTTTTAACAGGGGGAGAAAGGCGACCCTGGGCTGATGGCAATGCCAGGGACAAGAGGACCAATTGGACCCAAGGTCTGGACAGTCTTTTTTCCCCTGAATTAGGACTCCAACAGTCATACTGCATTGTCATATGGACATTAAATACTGTACTCTGTTCGCTGAATATTGTTCCTTTATTGCAGGGCTTACCTGGACATAAGGGAGAAAAAGTGAGTTACCTCTCTGAACTCACTTTTATCATTCAGTTCATTCTTTAATTTTGTACCCCAGTTGTTCATCATTAAATTATTCTTTTGCTGTTTTGATCTTGTCCTGGTAGGGCTCACAAGGTTTCAGAGGTGAAATTGGCTTAAAAGGTGACAAGGTAAGTTACCATAGTGCAAttagttttatactgcaaattGTAACTTGTCTAatccatcatttattttttgcacatttttgtacTGTTTCAGGGATCAATGGGTCTTCCTGGAATGCTTGGCCAGAAGGTTcggaaaatattattataaatatttttttaagctatggggtatttgatattatatatgaaaagaaATGATCTATTATTTGTTAACATAATGAAACAAAGGCAATCTTCTGtgtggttttaaaataatttctcagGGTGAAATGGGCCCAAAAGGAGAACCTGGAAGCTCAGGGAACAGGGGACCCACCGGCCGCCCAggaaaaagaggaaagcaggTGATCCATCACCAAACACCTAATAACAACATGATAACAGTGCAAAAGCATTGGAAATAAATGACCGTTATTATTGATTTCTGATGCAGGGTGCAAAAGGTGACATTGGTACAACTGGACCCATGGGTCCTGCAGGCCCTCAGGGGGCTCCTGGTCACCCTGGCCCTCCCGGTTTGCCTGCCTCAGGTATTAAATTTACATACAAGTGCTAATAGTTCTCAAATCTCCTGTGGTCTCTAAAAAAAGTATCGTTTCTTTGGGAAAATTGCTTGGAAAATTTtgaacataaaattaattaagtagatgaaaataaatgtatctatttatttagttatttttaaaatgggggggggggtaacagCTCTGTCAAGATCACATGATGATATTGCAGCATTCGCCATGTGCAGACGGTGAATCACATGGATCTTAAATCACTGTAGGAAATCCCACCACTGGTCTATTTAGCTTCAGAAGTAACCTGATCCATGACTGAAACAGAAGCCCCAAAGGAGACTGAAGCCATGACATCATGTCCTTAACTGACGGCCGGAGCGGCCAAGCTTCTTGCAGAATTACAAACATTATGTCATCACTTTATTCACAGGACAGCTGctgtcttgtttttgtttctgtgcaTATTAACTCAGTTGATTTCTCTTCATGATAGATGAGGGCCAGGATTAGTAGCTCTTGAAATCACTCCATTACTTTGCATCACATGGAGGGACATTTATGGCTTTGGCTTAATGTTGTTTACCTCTCCTCCAGGACTGTACATGGTAGGACAGAAAGGAGAGAGGGGACAACCTGGCAGCCCGGGACGCTGCGGCTGTAATGCCCCCTCCTTTGACCACTGGGGCAGCTATCCCAGAGTGCCAGCGGTAAGCCAGCAATGCCAGCACGCTTTACAAACTAAGCCTGAATATTCCCAGATATCTGTGCACTGCACTGGATTGATTGTTATTTTTGGATGATGTTCAATTTCAAAACCATTCAATTCATTTTGCCAGTAAAGCAGTTGATAATATTTAATGTCTGTGCTGCAGATCTTTGTGGTGAATAACGAACAGGAGCTGAACCGCCTCCAGACTGATTACGCTTTGGCCTTCCGTAAAGATCAGAGGTCACTTTACTTCAAAGACATTGATGGCTGGATTCCAATTCAGGTACCCATTATTGTTGTGATCTAAACATAATCCAATTTATAAATGGACAGATGGCGTAATGCTTGTCcagaactttttgtttttttttagtgttaaaatGATATGAATGTGTTAGGAAAAGCATATTTAAGGTTGTATAAggtttattatttagtttatattttatcataaatgctacaagacactacaggcaaaattattgtttttcccACACTGGTCAATTTtggctattttgcttccataacttgtcttctttcagactattgaaaaacaaaaatccaaaatacacatttattttttttaaatcacactttaTTTATTCGTGTCTGTAGATATCCTTTACGATTCATATCaataaaggctgttttctcaaaattattattatatatttttttttgcacagagcCAGAAATCCACTTCAGTATCACTTACATACAccaagctttacagttttattcctatctatattctgaagtgTTTtgcagaggggtttgttcatacataattatttgaaaattgaagatttgttaaaaatgttttttttttctgcctgttgACATTGTTTTCTGATTTATATAGTGATATC
This genomic stretch from Cyprinus carpio isolate SPL01 chromosome B16, ASM1834038v1, whole genome shotgun sequence harbors:
- the colq gene encoding acetylcholinesterase collagenic tail peptide, producing MNLFTLGLYFQLLCYVASFSYMDNMFPLPTDLQLLETRKKFNPCCLLSPPPPPLFPPPPSLWRQSPLTETDVPPNVPCDPTPHTCSPGPPGPAGPPGPQGPAGLPGPKGPKGDKGEIGRPGQKGHIGPPGLPGRQGPSGWQGPTGPKGEKGDPGLMAMPGTRGPIGPKGLPGHKGEKGSQGFRGEIGLKGDKGSMGLPGMLGQKGEMGPKGEPGSSGNRGPTGRPGKRGKQGAKGDIGTTGPMGPAGPQGAPGHPGPPGLPASGLYMVGQKGERGQPGSPGRCGCNAPSFDHWGSYPRVPAIFVVNNEQELNRLQTDYALAFRKDQRSLYFKDIDGWIPIQLTPFQSMERDPDQQGFCGDSIVQVENGEECDDGNKVVTDGCVKCKLAYCGDGYRYEEAEECDGKDFGFHTCRSILPGSYGHLKCTADCFIDSTNCKYFT